In Bradyrhizobium erythrophlei, a single genomic region encodes these proteins:
- a CDS encoding carbon-nitrogen hydrolase family protein → MSADHSFTAAMVQMRTGLLPEQSLEQGIKLIRQAAAQGADYVQTPEVSNMMQLNRKALFEHLADEADDLSLKAYRALAAELKIHLHIGSLALRATSERAVNRSFLIGPDGGVIASYDKIHMFDIDLPGGESYRESANYQPGETAVIADLPWGRIGLTICYDVRFPALYRALAESGASFLTVPSAFTRKTGEAHWHTLLRARAIENGCFVFAAAQAGLHENKRETFGHSLIVAPWGEVLAEGGIEPGVFMTKIDPALVETARKTVPSLQHGRRFSVADPKSGPDYLHVVRGSA, encoded by the coding sequence ATGAGCGCCGATCATTCCTTTACCGCCGCCATGGTGCAGATGCGCACCGGCCTGTTGCCGGAGCAGAGCCTCGAGCAAGGCATCAAGCTGATCCGTCAGGCCGCGGCCCAGGGCGCGGACTATGTGCAGACCCCTGAAGTCAGCAACATGATGCAGCTGAACCGCAAGGCGCTGTTCGAGCATCTCGCCGACGAGGCCGACGATCTTTCGCTGAAAGCCTATCGCGCGCTCGCGGCCGAACTGAAAATCCATCTGCACATCGGCTCGCTGGCGTTGCGCGCCACGAGCGAACGCGCGGTCAACCGCTCGTTCCTGATCGGCCCCGACGGCGGCGTGATCGCAAGCTACGACAAGATCCATATGTTCGATATCGATCTGCCGGGCGGCGAGAGCTATCGCGAATCCGCCAACTATCAGCCCGGCGAGACCGCCGTCATTGCCGACCTGCCCTGGGGGCGCATCGGGCTGACGATCTGCTACGACGTTCGCTTCCCGGCGCTCTATCGCGCGCTTGCCGAAAGCGGCGCATCGTTCCTGACCGTGCCTTCCGCCTTTACCCGAAAGACCGGCGAGGCCCATTGGCATACGCTGCTGCGCGCCCGCGCCATCGAAAACGGCTGCTTCGTATTCGCCGCGGCCCAGGCCGGGCTGCACGAGAACAAGCGCGAGACCTTCGGGCATTCGCTGATCGTCGCCCCCTGGGGCGAGGTGCTGGCCGAAGGCGGCATCGAGCCTGGCGTCTTCATGACGAAAATCGATCCCGCGCTGGTCGAGACCGCGCGCAAGACGGTGCCGTCGTTGCAGCATGGACGGCGCTTTTCCGTCGCCGATCCGAAATCCGGTCCTGACTACCTGCATGTGGTTCGGGGATCGGCATGA
- the grxC gene encoding glutaredoxin 3, translating to MAAAIEIYTRPGCGYCTAAKQLLTRKKAAFTELSISNDPAFREQMYDRAGAGTTFPQIFIGQTHVGGCNELYALDRAGRLDALLAGEEATS from the coding sequence ATGGCTGCTGCAATTGAAATCTACACCCGCCCCGGCTGCGGTTACTGTACCGCGGCCAAACAGCTGCTGACGCGCAAGAAGGCCGCGTTCACCGAGCTCAGCATCTCGAACGATCCCGCTTTCCGCGAACAGATGTACGACCGCGCTGGCGCCGGCACTACCTTTCCGCAGATTTTCATCGGCCAGACCCATGTCGGCGGCTGCAACGAGCTCTACGCGCTCGACCGCGCCGGCAGGCTTGACGCCTTGCTCGCTGGCGAAGAGGCCACCTCATGA